Proteins from a genomic interval of Methanohalophilus levihalophilus:
- a CDS encoding FeoA family protein → MSGYTLDLLETGSNGRIIEVKGRGSARRRLLDMGMIPGAIVHITKKAPLGDPIDIKVKGYNLSLRKQESGLIVVETVE, encoded by the coding sequence ATGTCAGGTTATACATTAGATTTACTGGAAACGGGGTCAAACGGGCGTATAATTGAAGTCAAAGGCCGTGGTAGTGCACGCAGAAGGCTTCTTGATATGGGGATGATTCCTGGTGCTATAGTCCACATTACTAAAAAAGCACCATTGGGAGATCCCATTGACATTAAGGTAAAGGGCTACAACCTTTCCCTCAGAAAACAGGAATCCGGATTGATTGTTGTAGAAACTGTGGAGTGA
- a CDS encoding FeoA family protein, giving the protein MGSKMPLCMAPKGQDCKVCEICAGKALGHRLTEIGFNQHSCLKVVGSERGSVVVHINGSKYALGRGMAMKIIVEPVAGGEAT; this is encoded by the coding sequence ATGGGGTCAAAAATGCCGCTTTGCATGGCACCCAAAGGACAGGACTGCAAGGTATGCGAAATATGTGCGGGTAAAGCATTGGGCCACAGGCTAACTGAAATTGGATTCAATCAGCACTCCTGCCTGAAGGTTGTCGGCAGTGAAAGAGGATCTGTCGTCGTTCATATTAATGGGAGCAAGTATGCCCTTGGGCGCGGAATGGCCATGAAAATAATAGTTGAACCAGTGGCAGGTGGTGAAGCAACTTGA
- the feoB gene encoding ferrous iron transport protein B, translating to MKQKITVAVAGNPNVGKTTLFNALTGARQKVGNWAGVTVEKKVGTREHGNYEIEIVDLPGTYSLTAYSMDEVVARDFIINEKPDIVLQVVDSTNLERNMYLTTQLLELGSRLVLALNMSDLAESRGESVDHDKLQEFLKVPAIKTVASSKEGITLLLDEIVNQFENPGQPEHEIGYGKELEDIICKLESILEKDEVFSSLYPLRWLSVKLLEGDADALEKLRESKVGKDVQNLLSGLDTDIYEAEMADKRYEFIGSLLPQVCTGCSEQVTASDLIDKVVTNKYLGIPIFLSLMWGMFELTFAFATPFMDMIDMFFGWLGGFVAANIETQWLASLLGDGIVAGVGSVVLFVPNIFILFFILALLEGSGYLARAAFIMDRIMYSVGLQGKSFIPMLMGFGCSVPAIMATRTLEDEKDRLVTMLVAPFMSCGARLPVYVLLAGTFFGRQAGTIIFGLYVLGILVAIASAKLFRSTLLRGESSPFIMELPPYRSPSLKTSVLHMWAQGYLYLRKVGTVIVGGVTIIWLLASFPSGVEYGSEQSFIGILGHLIEPLVAPLGFDWKIAVSLVFGFVAKEVVVGSLGVLYGSGEDEALLSGALLADPTFTPAIALGLMVFTLLYVPCIGTVAVIKKESGSWRWMGFAAAYTTFVAWMLAFITVKFGGFVLG from the coding sequence TTGAAACAAAAGATCACTGTAGCTGTTGCCGGTAATCCTAACGTTGGGAAAACAACTTTGTTTAATGCGCTTACAGGTGCCCGTCAGAAGGTCGGGAACTGGGCAGGAGTAACCGTTGAGAAAAAGGTAGGTACAAGGGAACACGGCAACTATGAAATCGAAATAGTTGACTTGCCCGGAACATACAGTCTTACTGCTTACTCCATGGACGAGGTTGTTGCCAGGGATTTCATCATAAACGAGAAACCGGATATTGTACTTCAGGTTGTGGATTCCACAAATCTTGAGAGAAACATGTATCTGACAACCCAATTGCTGGAACTTGGTTCAAGGCTTGTGCTTGCACTCAACATGTCTGATCTCGCAGAATCGAGGGGGGAATCAGTTGATCATGATAAACTTCAGGAATTCCTGAAAGTCCCTGCAATAAAAACAGTTGCAAGCAGCAAGGAAGGAATAACTCTCCTTCTGGATGAAATTGTGAATCAATTCGAGAATCCGGGCCAGCCGGAACATGAAATTGGTTATGGGAAGGAACTCGAAGATATCATTTGCAAACTTGAAAGTATCCTTGAAAAGGACGAAGTCTTTTCCTCCCTTTATCCACTGCGCTGGCTAAGTGTAAAACTCCTTGAAGGGGATGCAGACGCTCTTGAAAAACTCAGGGAAAGCAAAGTGGGGAAAGATGTTCAGAATCTGCTTTCAGGTCTGGATACTGATATTTATGAAGCCGAAATGGCTGATAAGAGGTACGAATTCATCGGTAGTCTTCTCCCACAGGTTTGCACCGGTTGCTCTGAACAGGTAACAGCTTCCGACCTTATCGATAAGGTTGTGACAAACAAGTATCTCGGAATTCCAATTTTTCTTTCACTCATGTGGGGAATGTTTGAACTTACATTTGCATTTGCCACTCCTTTCATGGACATGATTGACATGTTCTTTGGTTGGCTTGGAGGGTTTGTAGCAGCAAACATTGAGACACAATGGCTTGCTTCCCTGCTTGGTGATGGAATAGTCGCAGGTGTTGGATCAGTTGTACTGTTTGTCCCCAACATTTTCATTCTGTTCTTCATCCTTGCACTTCTGGAAGGTAGCGGATACCTTGCAAGAGCTGCGTTTATCATGGACAGGATAATGTATTCTGTGGGCCTTCAGGGTAAATCATTCATACCCATGCTTATGGGATTTGGGTGTTCTGTCCCTGCAATCATGGCTACGCGGACACTTGAAGATGAAAAGGATCGTCTGGTAACCATGCTTGTGGCTCCGTTCATGTCCTGCGGTGCCAGACTTCCTGTCTATGTACTGCTTGCTGGAACTTTCTTCGGCAGGCAGGCCGGAACAATCATCTTCGGTCTCTATGTGCTGGGAATCCTTGTTGCAATAGCATCAGCGAAGTTGTTCAGGAGCACATTGCTCAGAGGTGAATCATCACCGTTCATCATGGAATTACCCCCTTACAGAAGTCCATCACTGAAGACATCCGTTCTGCACATGTGGGCACAGGGATACCTGTATCTCAGGAAAGTTGGGACAGTCATTGTTGGTGGTGTCACCATCATATGGTTGCTTGCTTCCTTCCCGTCGGGTGTGGAATACGGTAGTGAGCAAAGTTTCATCGGGATACTCGGTCATCTCATCGAACCTCTGGTTGCACCACTTGGCTTCGATTGGAAGATTGCAGTCTCTCTTGTGTTTGGATTTGTTGCCAAGGAAGTAGTAGTTGGTTCACTTGGTGTCCTTTATGGCTCAGGTGAGGACGAAGCTCTTCTTTCAGGCGCACTTCTTGCAGATCCGACATTCACTCCGGCAATTGCCCTCGGACTGATGGTATTCACATTGCTCTATGTGCCGTGTATTGGTACAGTGGCTGTGATTAAGAAAGAATCCGGCTCATGGAGATGGATGGGATTCGCTGCGGCCTATACAACATTTGTTGCCTGGATGCTTGCATTCATCACAGTGAAGTTTGGAGGATTTGTGCTCGGATAA
- a CDS encoding FeoC-like transcriptional regulator yields MGYKAVLKNFDDFSKTGSFSFNEMAAKMNMSSGQLKGMIDMMERMGHIEEVKTSCSASGSGCSKCHSSGCGSGMSPTLLGVTYRLTEKGRKVCAEA; encoded by the coding sequence ATGGGATACAAGGCAGTGCTGAAGAATTTTGATGATTTCAGCAAAACCGGTTCCTTCTCATTTAATGAGATGGCTGCAAAAATGAATATGAGTTCAGGACAGCTAAAAGGTATGATTGATATGATGGAACGCATGGGTCACATTGAAGAAGTAAAAACCTCGTGTTCTGCTTCAGGTTCCGGATGTTCCAAATGCCATAGTTCCGGCTGTGGAAGCGGCATGTCTCCAACTCTTCTTGGTGTCACATACCGGCTTACAGAAAAAGGTAGAAAGGTTTGTGCAGAAGCATAA
- a CDS encoding formylmethanofuran dehydrogenase translates to MILLELENPVDKLCDYTFDFCWSSNFERDTVIPGQKGSTHTYREIVEALKAGETVHIKGDTGEQLAHSMGASIEHLGGNGGVEKAGTIIVDGNVGIEAGMGMVSGTMYVSGEIAEPLGNIIEVESDSEGYRKFVSITDLLCNNPDETPISNKLEGHKLVLSDNVLRGTIAARCSCDVEIQVTGNVYNGSGLLMQKGTLIIEGNAGMNTASHLNGGTVVVKGKCGEFAGAFMKAGYLIAEEMQGYVGADMKDGTILSHKKASISPPAQKGKLEKQDIELLKKYLDAGRFASLQYNKYEASDEGKYITIKMRDGSLVRRKVE, encoded by the coding sequence ATGATCCTGCTTGAACTTGAAAACCCGGTTGATAAGCTGTGTGACTATACCTTTGACTTCTGCTGGAGCAGCAACTTTGAGCGGGATACCGTCATTCCAGGCCAGAAAGGATCCACCCATACTTACAGGGAAATTGTTGAGGCCCTGAAGGCCGGGGAAACCGTGCACATAAAAGGAGACACCGGAGAGCAGCTTGCACATAGCATGGGAGCAAGCATTGAGCATCTGGGAGGAAACGGCGGTGTCGAGAAAGCAGGAACAATTATCGTCGACGGGAATGTAGGCATTGAAGCCGGAATGGGCATGGTTTCCGGTACGATGTATGTGAGCGGGGAAATTGCCGAGCCTTTGGGGAACATCATTGAAGTTGAATCAGATAGTGAAGGCTACAGGAAATTCGTATCCATCACGGATTTATTATGCAATAATCCGGACGAAACTCCGATTTCCAACAAGCTGGAAGGGCATAAACTTGTTCTTTCCGATAATGTCCTAAGAGGCACTATCGCAGCTCGTTGCAGTTGTGATGTCGAAATCCAGGTCACAGGTAATGTGTACAATGGTTCCGGCTTGCTGATGCAAAAAGGAACTCTCATTATTGAAGGAAATGCAGGGATGAATACAGCATCCCATCTTAACGGTGGCACTGTTGTTGTAAAGGGTAAATGCGGGGAATTTGCAGGCGCTTTCATGAAAGCCGGTTATTTGATTGCTGAGGAAATGCAGGGATATGTTGGGGCAGACATGAAAGATGGCACCATCCTTTCTCACAAGAAAGCAAGTATTAGCCCACCTGCCCAAAAAGGAAAACTGGAAAAACAGGACATTGAGTTACTCAAAAAATATCTCGATGCCGGAAGATTTGCTTCCCTCCAGTACAACAAATATGAAGCTTCGGATGAGGGGAAATATATCACCATTAAGATGCGTGATGGATCCCTTGTCAGAAGAAAAGTTGAGTGA
- a CDS encoding ATP-binding protein: protein MVKRMIVHIDEEKCNGCGKCVSPCAEGAIQIIDGKAKVVSEELCDGMGFCIGVCPQDAISIEERQTVDFSPEAVAAAKVKRDEEAKETKHEDTSIHCFQCGLSENERYLMPLRHGKESIWVCTRCLPALIHG from the coding sequence ATGGTAAAGAGAATGATAGTACATATCGATGAGGAAAAGTGTAACGGTTGTGGAAAGTGTGTTTCGCCCTGTGCTGAGGGAGCTATCCAGATAATCGATGGTAAAGCAAAGGTTGTATCCGAGGAGCTCTGTGACGGAATGGGATTCTGTATCGGAGTCTGCCCACAGGATGCAATTTCCATTGAAGAAAGACAAACCGTGGATTTCAGTCCGGAAGCCGTAGCTGCTGCTAAGGTGAAAAGGGATGAAGAAGCAAAAGAAACAAAGCATGAAGACACATCAATCCACTGCTTCCAGTGCGGCCTCAGCGAAAATGAAAGATACCTCATGCCACTCAGGCATGGTAAGGAAAGCATCTGGGTATGTACCCGCTGTCTCCCTGCACTTATTCACGGATGA
- a CDS encoding CGGC domain-containing protein: MEGKRKIAVVRCDITAEACPGTGCFKAFNGRKVKFSDYDDDTEMAAFFTCGGCPGRRTYRLAKSLKKSGIDTVHLSSCMLMENYPECPHVDSIRKTFEDAGFEVVEGTHH; this comes from the coding sequence ATGGAAGGCAAAAGGAAGATAGCCGTAGTTCGCTGTGACATCACAGCGGAAGCCTGTCCCGGAACCGGTTGTTTTAAGGCTTTCAACGGGCGGAAAGTGAAATTTAGCGATTATGACGATGATACGGAGATGGCGGCCTTTTTCACCTGTGGTGGCTGCCCGGGAAGACGAACATACCGGCTTGCCAAATCCCTGAAAAAATCCGGAATAGATACGGTTCACCTGAGTTCCTGCATGCTGATGGAAAATTATCCGGAATGCCCGCATGTGGATTCTATCAGGAAAACTTTCGAAGACGCCGGGTTTGAAGTTGTTGAAGGTACACATCACTAA
- a CDS encoding DUF166 domain-containing protein, with product MLPARRDHITETDVEKIRISICYGDEFGRKVIGNLINDNGFCTSCGELCDHCREFRPSYAMDIVELHEFTSDLPEFIEEPEEFLPEKMASCDLLLALNLHPDILAALPELAKRSNAKAVIAPGENPSLAPAGLVGQLRKKLEDMGVECEFPKPFCSLQKTGKHYIDSFVNLGFGRPKLYLELDDSGKGIALARVIRDAPCGCTWYVARKLSHSDVEEFKETVSKAHHAYPCTASMQQDPEIGDTILHEAGYIIRESVDSAIKEAQNEG from the coding sequence ATTCTGCCTGCCCGGAGGGATCATATAACAGAGACAGACGTTGAAAAAATCAGAATTAGCATTTGTTACGGCGATGAGTTTGGAAGGAAGGTTATCGGTAATCTCATCAATGACAACGGATTCTGTACTTCCTGCGGAGAACTCTGCGATCACTGCAGGGAATTCCGGCCCTCTTATGCAATGGATATTGTTGAGTTGCATGAGTTTACCTCTGATCTCCCGGAGTTTATTGAAGAACCAGAAGAGTTCCTCCCGGAAAAAATGGCATCATGTGACCTCCTGCTTGCACTCAACCTGCATCCGGACATTCTGGCTGCACTCCCGGAACTTGCAAAAAGGTCAAATGCAAAAGCTGTAATCGCTCCCGGAGAAAATCCCTCTCTTGCACCGGCAGGGCTAGTAGGGCAGTTGAGGAAAAAACTTGAAGACATGGGAGTAGAGTGTGAATTCCCAAAGCCTTTCTGCAGCCTGCAAAAAACCGGGAAACATTATATTGATTCCTTTGTGAACCTCGGGTTTGGAAGACCAAAACTCTATCTGGAGCTTGATGATTCAGGAAAAGGAATTGCCCTTGCAAGGGTGATAAGGGATGCCCCATGTGGATGCACATGGTACGTTGCAAGGAAACTCTCACATTCAGATGTGGAAGAGTTCAAGGAAACTGTCTCAAAGGCACACCATGCATACCCATGTACTGCAAGTATGCAGCAGGATCCGGAGATCGGGGACACAATTCTCCACGAAGCAGGATACATAATAAGAGAAAGCGTTGATTCCGCAATCAAAGAAGCGCAAAATGAGGGTTGA
- a CDS encoding peptidylprolyl isomerase has product MKKAIIETESGDIVLELFEKDAPKTVANFEKLIKQGFYNGLTFHRVISDFVIQGGCPKGDGTGGPGWTIKCETKGNPQKHGTGALSMAHAGKNTGGSQFFITHSPQPHLDGVHTVFGKVIDGMDVVHKVRQGDVMTRLRIEEE; this is encoded by the coding sequence ATGAAAAAAGCAATTATCGAAACTGAGAGTGGCGACATTGTTCTTGAACTATTTGAAAAGGATGCACCTAAAACAGTGGCTAACTTTGAAAAACTTATCAAGCAAGGATTCTACAATGGCCTTACATTCCACAGAGTAATTTCCGACTTCGTGATCCAGGGCGGTTGTCCAAAGGGAGATGGCACAGGCGGACCTGGATGGACAATTAAATGTGAAACTAAAGGAAATCCACAAAAACACGGAACCGGTGCACTTTCAATGGCACATGCAGGTAAAAACACCGGAGGAAGCCAGTTCTTCATAACCCATTCCCCACAGCCCCATCTTGATGGTGTTCATACAGTATTCGGGAAAGTCATTGATGGAATGGACGTGGTCCATAAAGTCAGACAGGGAGACGTAATGACCAGGCTTCGGATAGAAGAAGAATAA